In Lodderomyces elongisporus chromosome 2, complete sequence, the following proteins share a genomic window:
- the KRE2 gene encoding alpha 1,2-mannosyltransferase 2.4.1 (CAZy:GT15), with product MNRQPYIKYVAFALTLLLVFTLTHRSNTRTVTIIQQQQSPSDSQSKGELVDQENAKLNSGELGNTKKPVDVVQPGGKVKATFVTLARNSELYKLIKSIREVEDRFNRKYNYDWVFLNDQEFTEEFKELTSAIVSGNTKYGLIPKEHWSYPSWIDQEKARKAREKMHAEKIIYGGSESYRFMCHYESGYFYKSELLDEYDWYWRVEPDIHINCDINYDVFQYMEDHNKVYGFTVSLYEFKNTIPTLWDHTKKFIQENPQYLAKDNFMDFISDDGGETYNLCHFWTNFEVASLKFWRSEAYNKYFDYLDKQGGFFYERWGDAPIHSIAAALFLPRDKIHYFGDVGYRHGVYGQCPLNKDFRYDHKCTCNPEDDFTFRSYSCGKRYYDLMKLDKPKEWANYQ from the exons atgAA TAGACAACCATACATCAAGTATGTGGCGTTTGCATTGACTTTGCTACTAGTGTTTACGCTAACACACAGATCAAACACACGTACTGTTACCATtatccaacaacaacagctgcCGCTGGATTCGCAAAGCAAGGGTGAATTGGTTGATCAGGAAAATGCAAAATTGAATCTGGGGGAACTTGGCAACACCAAGAAGCCAGTTGATGTGGTTCAACCCGGTGGAAAGGTTAAGGCTACGTTTGTCACTTTGGCACGTAACTCTGAGCTATACAAGTTGATCAAGTCGATTCGTGAAGTTGAGGATCGTTTTAATAGAAAGTATAATTACGATTGGGTTTTCTTGAATGACCAGGAGTTTACTGAAGAGTTTAAAGAATTGACCTCGGCCATTGTATCGGGAAACACCAAGTATGGGTTGATACCCAAGGAGCATTGGTCGTACCCTTCGTGGATTGACCAGGAGAAGGCACGCAAGGCTAGAGAAAAGATGCATGCGGAAAAGATAATTTATGGAGGTTCAGAGTCTTATAGATTTATGTGTCATTATGAGAGTGGGTATTTTTACAAAAGTGAATTGTTGGATGAATACGATTGGTACTGGCGGGTTGAGCCAGATATCCACATAAACTGTGATATAAATTATGATGTGTTTCAATACATGGAGGATCACAATAAGGTTTATGGGTTTACTGTGTCGCTTTACGAGTTTAAAAATACGATTCCAACATTGTGGGACCACACCAAAAAGTTTATTCAAGAGAATCCACAATATCTTGCAAAGGATAACTTTATGGATTTTATTAGTGATGATGGTGGAGAAACTTATAACTTGTGTCATTTTTGGACAAACTTTGAAGTTGCCTCTTTAAAGTTTTGGAGATCTGAAGCATATAACAAATACTTTGATTATTTAGACAAGCAAGGTGGGTTCTTTTATGAGCGGTGGGGAGATGCGCCAATCCACTCGATTGCTGCAGCATTGTTTTTACCACGCGATAAGATTCATTATTTTGGAGATGTTGGATATAGACACGGTGTTTATGGCCAATGTCCTTTGAACAAGGACTTTAGATATGACCACAAGTGTACGTGTAATCCCGAGGATGATTTCACGTTTAGGTCATACTCGTGTGGTAAGAGGTATTATGATTTGATGAAGTTGGATAAACCCAAGGAATGGGCAAATTACCAATAA